A single genomic interval of Antarcticibacterium arcticum harbors:
- the hisF gene encoding imidazole glycerol phosphate synthase subunit HisF, translated as MLTKRIIPCLDIKNGRTVKGVNFIDLRDAGDPVELAEFYAGTGADELVFLDISATEEGRRTLADLVLRVAEKVNIPFTVGGGISSIEDVDILLQNGADKVSINSSAVKNPQLINDLAAKFGSQCITVAIDAKEINGEWLVHLVGGKVPTSLNLFEWAKEVERRGAGEILFTSMNNDGTKEGFANEALARLSTELNIPIIASGGAGNMQHFCDAFTRGKADAALAASVFHFKEIDIRELKEELDSRGVPVRKIK; from the coding sequence ATGCTTACAAAAAGAATAATTCCCTGCCTGGATATTAAAAATGGGCGTACGGTAAAAGGAGTGAATTTCATTGACCTTAGGGACGCAGGGGATCCTGTAGAACTGGCCGAATTTTATGCAGGAACCGGAGCAGATGAACTGGTCTTCCTGGATATTTCGGCCACAGAGGAGGGCAGGAGGACTCTTGCAGATCTGGTGCTTAGAGTTGCCGAAAAAGTGAACATTCCCTTCACGGTGGGGGGTGGTATTTCCTCGATAGAAGATGTGGATATCCTCCTGCAAAATGGAGCCGACAAGGTTTCGATAAATTCTTCAGCAGTAAAAAATCCGCAGTTGATCAATGATCTGGCGGCCAAGTTTGGAAGCCAGTGTATTACGGTGGCCATCGATGCCAAAGAAATTAACGGGGAGTGGCTTGTTCACCTGGTGGGAGGAAAAGTTCCTACGTCCCTTAATTTGTTTGAATGGGCCAAAGAAGTTGAAAGAAGAGGAGCGGGGGAAATTCTTTTTACCTCTATGAACAATGACGGGACAAAAGAAGGATTTGCAAATGAGGCGTTGGCCCGTCTCTCTACTGAGCTGAATATACCAATAATTGCTTCCGGGGGTGCGGGGAATATGCAGCATTTTTGTGATGCCTTTACGCGGGGAAAAGCTGATGCGGCATTGGCAGCCAGTGTTTTTCATTTTAAAGAAATAGACATCCGGGAGCTCAAGGAAGAACTGGATTCCCGGGGAGTACCTGTGAGAAAGATTAAATAA
- the hisIE gene encoding bifunctional phosphoribosyl-AMP cyclohydrolase/phosphoribosyl-ATP diphosphatase HisIE, which translates to MEIDFNKNGDGLVPAIIQDNITKKVLMLGYMNEEAFLKTNETGKVTFFSRTKNRLWTKGEESGNFLHLVSILNDCDNDTLLINVNPTGPTCHKGTDTCWGEENNSGFGFLSKLEGIIGDRKKSSEVSPELRQGDTSYIVSLFDAGINKIAQKVGEEAVETVIEAKDENNELFLSESADLLFHYLILLQAKGFTLKDIERVLQARH; encoded by the coding sequence ATGGAAATTGATTTCAATAAAAATGGCGACGGCCTTGTACCGGCAATAATCCAGGACAATATTACCAAAAAGGTTTTGATGCTGGGCTATATGAATGAGGAGGCTTTTTTAAAAACGAATGAAACCGGCAAAGTGACTTTTTTCAGCAGAACAAAGAACCGTTTATGGACAAAAGGAGAGGAGAGCGGGAATTTTCTGCATTTGGTAAGTATTCTGAATGATTGTGATAATGATACCTTATTGATAAATGTAAACCCAACGGGGCCCACCTGTCACAAAGGGACTGATACCTGCTGGGGAGAAGAGAATAATTCCGGGTTCGGGTTTCTCTCAAAACTGGAGGGAATCATTGGAGACCGTAAAAAATCAAGTGAAGTATCTCCCGAGTTACGGCAAGGGGATACCAGTTATATTGTTTCCTTATTTGATGCCGGAATTAATAAGATCGCACAAAAAGTGGGGGAAGAAGCAGTAGAAACGGTGATTGAGGCCAAGGATGAAAACAACGAGCTTTTTTTAAGTGAAAGTGCCGATCTTCTTTTTCATTACCTCATTTTGCTTCAGGCAAAAGGTTTCACTCTTAAAGATATTGAAAGGGTGCTGCAGGCAAGACATTAA
- a CDS encoding GlcG/HbpS family heme-binding protein: protein MNITLKQAQNAIEAALTKSSELGLKMNIAVVDAGANLTAFTRMDNAWLGSIDIAIKKAKTARFFNMETGELGKLSQPGEALFNIEHSNMGLITFPGGVLIKDSSGEVIGAIGVSGSSVENDQDVATYAANNYK from the coding sequence ATGAATATTACTTTGAAGCAGGCCCAAAACGCCATTGAGGCAGCCCTTACCAAATCCAGTGAATTAGGATTAAAAATGAATATTGCCGTAGTAGATGCAGGCGCGAATTTAACGGCCTTTACAAGAATGGACAATGCCTGGCTGGGATCAATTGATATTGCTATTAAAAAGGCCAAGACCGCGAGGTTTTTCAATATGGAAACGGGCGAACTTGGTAAGCTTTCTCAACCGGGAGAGGCTTTGTTCAATATAGAACATTCCAATATGGGATTGATTACTTTTCCCGGCGGTGTATTGATTAAGGACAGTAGCGGGGAGGTTATTGGAGCAATTGGAGTTTCAGGCAGCAGTGTGGAAAACGACCAGGATGTTGCTACCTATGCCGCAAATAATTATAAATAA
- a CDS encoding pirin family protein, whose translation MRTIKNIHKAEYRPIADLVTYSPMPTRDLQMIDPFLFLNHHGPQTYGPNNNGLPFGPHPHRGMETVTFILDGDISHKDSGGNESVIYSGGVQWMTAGSGLMHAEISSDDFKKFGGDLEILQLWLNLPARLKMTAPKYKGLQQDHIPTITFDEGKVTARVISGELSGTMGAFETLTEINLSTINFKDTGKLELKIPLDHNIFFYVIKGELLVNGTSGKSLHLVEFENNEEALEIIALADSTLLLGHAKPFNEPVVARGPFVMNTMEEIDQAYQDFQQGKLGKWDHN comes from the coding sequence ATGCGAACCATTAAAAACATTCATAAAGCGGAATACCGCCCAATAGCCGATCTTGTAACCTACTCCCCTATGCCCACACGGGATTTGCAAATGATAGACCCCTTTCTTTTCCTTAATCATCACGGGCCTCAAACCTATGGCCCCAACAATAACGGCCTACCCTTTGGCCCGCATCCGCATCGCGGAATGGAAACGGTGACATTTATTCTTGATGGGGATATTTCACATAAAGATTCCGGCGGGAATGAAAGTGTAATATACAGCGGTGGCGTGCAATGGATGACCGCCGGAAGCGGACTCATGCACGCTGAAATTTCTTCAGATGATTTTAAAAAATTTGGTGGCGACCTGGAGATCCTCCAACTATGGCTGAATCTTCCCGCCAGGTTAAAAATGACTGCACCAAAATATAAAGGTCTTCAACAGGACCACATTCCAACCATAACCTTTGATGAAGGTAAGGTAACCGCACGTGTTATTTCAGGAGAACTGTCCGGGACCATGGGTGCCTTCGAAACCCTTACCGAAATCAATCTTTCAACAATTAATTTCAAGGACACAGGGAAACTGGAATTAAAAATTCCGCTTGACCATAACATCTTTTTTTATGTGATCAAAGGGGAACTCCTGGTCAACGGTACTTCTGGAAAATCACTTCATCTGGTAGAATTTGAAAATAATGAAGAAGCTTTGGAAATAATTGCTTTGGCAGACAGTACTTTGCTTCTTGGTCATGCAAAACCTTTTAATGAACCCGTTGTTGCACGAGGCCCCTTCGTAATGAATACTATGGAGGAAATAGACCAGGCATATCAGGACTTCCAACAGGGAAAATTGGGGAAATGGGATCACAACTAG
- a CDS encoding alpha/beta hydrolase, with product MMKKVFSCILILIVITGCSKDPDITNDMLDGDLIFDPSLYNPQDFLVSYAIPNPTPEQALMPVIITSHGYTATTFEWNEFVQFADSKDVLVSQVLLNGHGRSYNDFQNSTWRDWQRSLIDEYERLVQQGYQNIHFLGSSTSGALLMELIAAGYFKDRVTPGQFLLVDPIVIPSNKSLSLIHVFGPMMGFLEEDQTAEEDKVYYHFRPQETLRELQNLLNKVRKELEKGVVLPQGSSLKVYKSIQDPTADPVSAVLIYKGLKLADGRPVDVEMVESGLHVFTRLELRDPTNTDRLNQLAAFNDIISRVLNN from the coding sequence ATGATGAAAAAGGTCTTTAGCTGTATTTTGATCTTAATAGTAATAACAGGTTGTTCCAAAGATCCTGATATTACCAATGATATGTTGGACGGGGATTTAATATTTGATCCTTCGCTATACAATCCTCAGGATTTTCTGGTTTCTTATGCCATTCCCAATCCTACCCCAGAACAGGCTCTTATGCCGGTAATTATTACAAGTCACGGCTATACAGCGACAACCTTCGAGTGGAATGAATTTGTGCAATTTGCAGATTCCAAAGATGTCCTGGTGTCACAAGTATTATTGAACGGCCATGGCAGGTCTTATAATGATTTTCAAAATTCAACCTGGCGAGATTGGCAACGTTCCCTGATTGATGAATATGAGCGGTTGGTTCAACAAGGCTATCAAAATATTCATTTTCTGGGATCTTCTACGAGTGGTGCACTTCTGATGGAATTGATTGCAGCCGGTTATTTTAAAGACCGGGTGACACCCGGGCAATTTTTATTGGTAGACCCCATAGTAATTCCCTCCAATAAAAGCTTGTCCTTAATCCATGTTTTTGGACCTATGATGGGGTTTTTGGAGGAAGATCAAACCGCAGAAGAGGACAAAGTTTATTACCATTTCAGGCCGCAGGAAACCCTTCGAGAACTACAGAATTTACTTAACAAGGTTCGCAAGGAACTGGAAAAAGGAGTGGTATTGCCCCAGGGCAGTTCCCTGAAGGTTTATAAATCTATTCAAGACCCTACAGCAGATCCTGTAAGCGCAGTTCTTATTTACAAAGGATTAAAATTGGCTGATGGCAGGCCTGTAGACGTGGAAATGGTTGAATCTGGATTACATGTATTTACACGTCTTGAATTGAGAGACCCTACGAATACGGATAGGTTAAATCAATTGGCGGCATTCAATGATATTATATCACGGGTTTTAAATAATTGA
- a CDS encoding NYN domain-containing protein — MENKLAVLIDGDNIPSAYIKEMMEEIAKYGNPTIKRIYGDWTKPHLAKWKAVLLENAINPIQQYGYTQGKNATDSAMIIDAMDILYSDRVDGFCLVSSDSDFTRLATRLREAGKNVIGIGEKKTPEPFIVACDRFIYIEILKAGTRETEMETSKGKSSKKDEFDKITPKVIKLIASTISDVADEDGWAFLGDVGSLLQKKQPNFDSRNYGFQKLTPMINAINKFEIESRDNQRGRFKLIFVRNKD, encoded by the coding sequence ATGGAAAATAAACTGGCTGTGCTTATAGATGGAGATAACATCCCATCAGCTTATATAAAAGAAATGATGGAAGAGATCGCCAAATATGGCAATCCAACAATTAAACGCATCTATGGCGACTGGACCAAACCTCATCTTGCAAAATGGAAGGCTGTATTGCTGGAGAATGCTATAAATCCTATTCAGCAATATGGATATACCCAGGGTAAAAACGCTACAGATTCTGCAATGATCATTGATGCCATGGATATTTTGTATTCAGACAGGGTAGATGGTTTTTGCCTTGTTTCCAGTGATAGTGACTTTACAAGACTGGCAACCCGATTGCGGGAAGCGGGAAAAAATGTAATTGGAATTGGAGAAAAGAAAACCCCTGAACCCTTTATTGTTGCCTGCGACAGGTTCATTTATATAGAGATCCTGAAAGCCGGGACCCGGGAGACAGAAATGGAAACTTCTAAAGGCAAATCTTCTAAAAAGGATGAATTTGATAAGATCACTCCTAAAGTTATAAAATTAATAGCCAGCACAATTTCTGATGTGGCCGATGAAGATGGCTGGGCTTTCCTGGGAGATGTGGGAAGCTTGCTTCAAAAAAAACAGCCCAATTTTGATTCGAGGAATTATGGTTTCCAAAAACTCACACCTATGATCAATGCCATTAATAAATTTGAAATTGAATCACGAGATAACCAAAGGGGGCGTTTTAAACTAATCTTTGTAAGGAATAAGGACTAA
- a CDS encoding baeRF7 domain-containing protein encodes MSIISKEDFTSLALFNNDVCVSIYIPTQRGGKDVLEGKNQRHLKSKWKEVKTRLEEKGVSKDKIENMAGPVLKLIDNSDFWRHQSDGFALFVSENVFEYYTFPLNFEEFEYIGKEFYLTPLVPMFNGKGRFYILEIQLKHVALYEATNYSIIKVDVDDITPSRLEERVGFDFEEKSLQFNSQGAGGGQTNMHGHAGADRERKDEIFRFFRAVDQGIDKIIHDETVPLVVSCEDSLFPIYKEANTFNHLYPESVPGNPADNKNMQELHAKAMKLIQPHLEKDRTEKTKQFRELSRDKTSVKVTDILPSIYEGKVDTLFLQEREDIFGKFDEENMAVEIQDNKTEDNTSLMNLAAKKVIEQGGSVFLVDTENMPEKTSKMNALFRYN; translated from the coding sequence ATGTCAATAATAAGTAAAGAGGATTTTACCAGTTTAGCATTATTTAACAATGATGTTTGCGTTTCAATATATATTCCAACTCAAAGAGGTGGGAAAGATGTTTTGGAAGGCAAAAACCAAAGACACCTTAAATCAAAGTGGAAAGAAGTTAAAACCAGGTTGGAGGAGAAAGGAGTGTCAAAGGATAAAATTGAAAATATGGCCGGGCCTGTCTTAAAGTTAATAGATAATAGTGATTTCTGGCGTCACCAGTCAGATGGATTTGCTTTGTTCGTATCTGAAAATGTGTTTGAATACTACACCTTCCCATTAAATTTTGAAGAATTTGAATATATAGGAAAAGAATTTTATCTCACTCCCCTGGTGCCTATGTTTAATGGAAAAGGCAGATTTTATATTCTTGAAATCCAGCTTAAACATGTAGCACTTTATGAAGCGACCAATTACAGTATAATAAAAGTTGATGTTGACGATATTACTCCTTCCAGATTGGAAGAAAGAGTAGGTTTTGATTTTGAGGAAAAATCCCTGCAATTCAATTCCCAGGGAGCCGGTGGCGGTCAAACTAATATGCATGGACACGCCGGGGCAGACAGGGAGAGAAAAGATGAAATTTTTAGATTTTTCAGGGCTGTAGACCAGGGAATAGACAAGATCATCCACGATGAAACTGTTCCATTGGTGGTGTCTTGTGAAGATTCTTTATTTCCAATTTATAAAGAGGCAAACACATTTAATCATCTTTATCCTGAGAGCGTACCGGGAAATCCTGCAGATAACAAAAACATGCAGGAATTGCACGCCAAGGCCATGAAACTTATTCAACCTCATCTGGAAAAAGACCGCACTGAAAAAACAAAACAGTTCAGGGAATTATCCAGGGATAAAACCTCTGTTAAGGTAACAGATATTCTTCCTTCCATATATGAAGGAAAAGTTGACACCCTGTTTCTTCAGGAACGCGAAGATATTTTCGGGAAGTTTGATGAAGAGAATATGGCTGTTGAAATTCAGGATAACAAAACCGAGGATAATACTTCCCTGATGAATCTTGCCGCGAAAAAGGTTATTGAACAGGGTGGCTCTGTATTCCTGGTAGACACAGAAAATATGCCAGAGAAAACCTCAAAAATGAATGCCTTATTCCGATATAACTAA
- a CDS encoding DMT family protein, which yields MKGLLTIGLLIFSNIFMTLAWYGHLKFGEMKGFQKLGIFAIIMISWGIAFFEYIFQVPANRIGFREYGGPFSLIQLKVLQEVITLVIFTLFTLLVFKNETFKWNHFAGFICLVLAVYFIFKK from the coding sequence ATGAAAGGATTGTTAACTATTGGCTTATTGATTTTTTCCAATATTTTTATGACACTCGCCTGGTACGGCCATCTCAAATTTGGTGAGATGAAGGGCTTCCAAAAATTAGGGATCTTCGCTATTATAATGATAAGTTGGGGAATTGCATTTTTTGAATATATATTCCAGGTGCCGGCAAACAGGATTGGCTTCAGGGAGTATGGAGGGCCTTTTTCATTAATTCAACTTAAGGTTTTACAGGAAGTAATTACTCTCGTCATTTTTACCTTATTTACCCTGCTGGTGTTTAAGAATGAAACATTTAAATGGAATCACTTTGCAGGTTTCATTTGCCTTGTCCTGGCAGTTTATTTCATCTTCAAGAAATAG
- a CDS encoding cation diffusion facilitator family transporter, with amino-acid sequence MNSNVQKAINTSWLSIIGNALLAIAKGITGVFGNSYALIADAIESTTDVFSSVLVLIGLKYSTKPPDENHPYGHGKVEPLITFAVVGFLVISATVIAYESIEHIKTPHRVPESYTLIVLAVIVIIKEIFYRFVSKKGEETKSTSLKADAWHHRSDAITSLMAFIGISIAIFMGDGYETADDWAALFASGFILYNAYLILRPALGEVMDEHMHDDMIENIREISMTVEGVVDTEKCYVRKMGMAFIVDLHIAVDAEISVKKGHDIAHEVKDRLLNELPEIADVLIHVEPDDEMV; translated from the coding sequence ATGAATTCCAACGTTCAGAAGGCTATCAACACCTCATGGTTGAGCATTATAGGAAATGCACTATTAGCTATTGCTAAAGGAATAACCGGGGTTTTTGGAAATTCCTATGCCCTTATTGCCGATGCTATTGAATCTACTACCGATGTATTTTCCTCGGTCCTTGTACTTATAGGTTTAAAATATTCCACCAAACCGCCCGATGAGAACCATCCCTACGGTCATGGGAAGGTAGAACCGCTTATTACCTTTGCTGTAGTGGGATTCCTTGTAATTTCGGCCACGGTTATTGCTTATGAAAGTATTGAACATATTAAAACCCCTCACCGCGTACCCGAATCATACACCCTTATTGTTCTGGCAGTAATAGTTATAATAAAGGAAATTTTTTACCGGTTTGTTTCTAAGAAAGGAGAAGAAACCAAGAGCACTTCCTTAAAAGCAGATGCCTGGCATCACAGAAGTGATGCCATTACTTCCCTAATGGCTTTTATAGGCATTTCTATTGCTATTTTTATGGGAGACGGTTATGAAACTGCCGATGATTGGGCGGCACTTTTTGCATCGGGTTTTATCCTTTACAACGCTTATCTTATTTTAAGGCCCGCTCTGGGCGAGGTGATGGATGAACATATGCATGATGATATGATTGAAAACATCAGGGAGATCTCCATGACCGTTGAGGGAGTTGTGGATACTGAAAAATGTTATGTGCGTAAAATGGGGATGGCATTCATAGTAGATCTTCATATAGCAGTGGACGCAGAAATTAGTGTTAAAAAAGGCCATGATATTGCGCACGAGGTAAAAGACCGACTTCTAAACGAACTCCCCGAGATTGCAGATGTTCTAATTCACGTGGAGCCAGATGATGAAATGGTTTAA
- a CDS encoding APC family permease yields the protein MEKKSYAELERALGLKDAVGIGLGAIIGAGIFVVTGVAAGISGPAFLVSLLLAGIVAAFNALSSAQLAAVYPQSGGTYEYGYRLLNPGLGFSAGWMFLISKLSAGSVVAIGFGSYFYQLVPIGSPLLYSLAAIIILTIANFFGIKKTGYLNLGIVSITVLSLVYLVIQGLPEIDSSNFKPFAPFGLSGIAEATALLFFAFTGYARIATLAEEVKDPKSTIPKAVIITIITAIILYALVSFTAIGVIGTEAMANSTSPLQMVANALANTEIKIIITIGASTAMLGVLLSQILGISRMMLAMGRRKDLFPVFQRVHNKNLVPHIGILITGTLITLLTLFGKFEIILSAAAFTILLYYSITNIAALNQPIKDRRYGQAIPLLGLTGCLTMAFSLDLLVIISGISILLVGFVLRYILHKVY from the coding sequence ATGGAGAAAAAAAGCTATGCTGAACTTGAGAGGGCACTCGGCTTAAAAGATGCAGTTGGAATAGGGCTGGGAGCAATTATTGGAGCTGGGATCTTTGTGGTTACCGGCGTGGCGGCAGGAATTTCCGGCCCGGCATTCCTGGTAAGTCTTCTCCTGGCGGGGATTGTTGCTGCTTTCAATGCATTAAGTTCAGCGCAACTTGCAGCCGTATATCCGCAATCTGGTGGTACATATGAATATGGCTACAGGTTACTAAATCCTGGCCTGGGTTTTTCTGCAGGTTGGATGTTCCTTATTAGTAAACTTTCCGCAGGTAGTGTCGTAGCTATTGGGTTTGGAAGTTATTTTTATCAGCTGGTGCCCATAGGATCACCCCTCTTATATTCTTTGGCAGCAATTATAATTCTCACAATTGCAAATTTCTTCGGAATAAAGAAAACCGGATATTTAAATCTGGGAATTGTAAGCATTACAGTTCTTTCCCTGGTATATTTAGTTATTCAGGGGTTGCCCGAAATAGACAGTTCAAATTTTAAACCTTTTGCGCCCTTTGGGCTTTCAGGTATTGCTGAAGCAACTGCCCTGTTATTTTTTGCTTTTACCGGGTACGCCAGGATTGCAACTTTAGCTGAAGAGGTCAAAGACCCCAAAAGTACCATCCCAAAGGCAGTTATAATTACTATTATAACCGCAATAATTTTGTATGCCCTCGTTTCCTTTACTGCCATAGGTGTAATTGGTACAGAAGCTATGGCCAACAGCACTTCTCCTTTACAAATGGTTGCGAATGCCCTGGCAAATACCGAAATAAAAATTATTATCACCATTGGCGCGTCAACTGCCATGTTGGGTGTACTTTTAAGTCAAATCCTTGGAATAAGCAGGATGATGCTTGCCATGGGAAGGAGAAAAGACCTTTTTCCTGTTTTTCAACGTGTTCATAATAAGAATCTGGTACCTCACATTGGAATACTAATTACGGGGACTTTAATAACACTGCTTACCTTATTTGGGAAATTTGAAATAATACTTAGCGCTGCTGCCTTTACGATACTTTTATATTACAGCATTACCAATATTGCAGCGTTAAACCAACCCATTAAGGATCGGCGGTACGGGCAAGCTATCCCCCTCCTTGGTTTGACGGGTTGCTTAACAATGGCATTTTCCCTGGACCTCCTGGTTATAATTTCTGGTATTAGCATCTTATTGGTTGGATTTGTGTTAAGGTATATTTTACATAAGGTCTATTAA
- a CDS encoding DUF1853 family protein — translation MNNRIKEQFWGFVKTPPLWNKTPLFGLTQFEFPQIKETDDFSPTYEIPELNSNFVLGKRMEFFFDHLLQHSEKYEVIVKNLQIFKGKITLGEIDFLIKDRKTSTPYHIELVYKFYLYDPSFKDPAARWIGPNRKDSLLQKISRLEEQQLPLLYEKETLQILNNYNLPVNEIEQQVCFKATLFLPKGIKQPDTREINTSCFAGYWIRIGDFTNFEYGDKLFHSPPKQDWPIDPSANEEWVTYIEIHFQIMELLQKKRSPLIWMRSGNNYFERFFVVWW, via the coding sequence ATGAACAACAGGATTAAAGAGCAGTTTTGGGGTTTTGTGAAAACTCCTCCCCTTTGGAACAAAACTCCACTTTTTGGTCTTACACAATTTGAGTTCCCCCAAATTAAGGAAACCGATGACTTCTCCCCTACCTATGAAATTCCTGAACTGAACTCGAATTTTGTACTGGGAAAACGCATGGAATTCTTTTTTGACCATTTGCTCCAACATTCTGAAAAATATGAAGTCATTGTAAAAAATCTGCAAATATTTAAAGGCAAGATAACCCTGGGAGAAATTGATTTTCTTATTAAAGATCGCAAAACAAGCACTCCTTACCATATTGAATTGGTTTACAAGTTCTACCTTTATGATCCTTCTTTTAAAGATCCGGCTGCGAGGTGGATTGGGCCAAATAGGAAAGATTCTTTGCTCCAGAAGATCTCCAGATTAGAGGAACAGCAGCTACCTCTTCTTTATGAGAAGGAAACACTCCAAATTTTGAATAATTATAACCTTCCAGTAAACGAAATTGAACAACAGGTTTGTTTTAAAGCCACTTTATTCCTGCCTAAAGGAATAAAACAGCCTGATACAAGGGAAATAAATACCTCCTGCTTTGCGGGATATTGGATAAGAATTGGAGATTTCACCAATTTTGAATATGGAGATAAGTTGTTTCATTCTCCGCCAAAACAGGATTGGCCCATAGATCCTTCCGCAAATGAAGAGTGGGTGACATATATAGAAATACATTTCCAAATTATGGAATTGCTTCAAAAAAAACGATCGCCGCTTATTTGGATGAGATCTGGAAACAATTATTTTGAACGTTTTTTTGTAGTTTGGTGGTAA
- a CDS encoding porin — MIIKKVFVAFTFILFSLPALAQEDTLVPPKTNLKWFETISVGGYVQARYNRLLETNPQLTCEQCDGSWGDGNGFSLRRVRLKFSGNLGDYVSFYIQPDFASSGGQHLGQLRDAYFDVSLDKNGEYRFRFGQSKVPYGFENMQSSQNRIPLDRNDALNSSIRNERELGVFFYWTPTLIQERFSMLNKLGLKGSGDYGVFGFGVFNGQTGNSPELNNKLHVVGRLSYPFLLGSQIIEPGIQAYTGQYQMPTGNVSNGTMVNNDLNYLDQRVAASFILYPQPFGIQAEYNIGKGPEFNKETNSIEVTPLHGGYATLTYKTHIGNQVLFPFTRYHYYNGGKKFERDARSYEVKELEIGVEWQPVKAFELVAMYTISSRRYEDFIIRDNLQEGSLLRLQAQVNF; from the coding sequence ATGATCATTAAAAAAGTTTTCGTTGCATTCACCTTTATACTTTTTTCATTACCGGCTTTAGCACAGGAGGATACTCTTGTTCCTCCTAAAACAAATCTCAAATGGTTTGAGACAATTTCAGTGGGCGGGTATGTTCAGGCCAGATACAACAGGCTTTTGGAAACCAATCCGCAATTAACCTGTGAGCAGTGTGACGGTAGTTGGGGAGATGGTAATGGTTTTTCTTTGCGCAGGGTAAGGTTAAAATTTTCAGGAAATCTGGGAGATTATGTATCCTTTTATATTCAACCGGATTTTGCAAGTTCGGGTGGACAGCACCTGGGGCAATTACGTGATGCTTATTTTGATGTAAGCCTTGATAAAAATGGTGAATACAGGTTCAGGTTTGGTCAAAGCAAGGTCCCTTATGGTTTTGAGAATATGCAATCCAGCCAGAACAGAATTCCGCTGGATAGGAATGATGCCTTGAACAGTTCTATTAGAAATGAACGGGAACTGGGAGTGTTTTTTTACTGGACCCCCACCTTAATTCAGGAAAGGTTTTCTATGTTAAATAAATTGGGCTTAAAGGGTTCCGGGGATTATGGGGTATTTGGTTTTGGAGTATTTAACGGTCAAACCGGGAATTCGCCGGAACTCAATAATAAGCTGCATGTAGTAGGGCGTCTCTCCTATCCTTTCCTTCTGGGTTCTCAAATTATTGAACCCGGGATACAGGCATATACGGGCCAATATCAAATGCCCACAGGAAATGTAAGCAATGGCACTATGGTAAATAATGATCTTAATTACCTGGACCAACGCGTTGCGGCGAGTTTTATATTATATCCACAACCATTTGGAATCCAGGCTGAATATAATATAGGTAAAGGCCCCGAATTTAATAAGGAAACCAACAGCATTGAAGTCACGCCCCTGCATGGAGGATATGCCACTTTAACCTATAAAACACACATTGGAAACCAGGTTCTTTTTCCCTTTACCCGATACCATTATTATAACGGAGGTAAGAAATTTGAGCGGGATGCAAGAAGTTATGAGGTAAAGGAATTGGAAATAGGGGTTGAATGGCAACCCGTTAAAGCCTTTGAGCTTGTAGCAATGTACACTATCTCATCAAGAAGATATGAAGATTTCATAATAAGAGATAATTTGCAGGAAGGAAGCTTGCTGCGTTTGCAGGCACAGGTAAATTTTTAA